One Bacillota bacterium genomic window, GGAGAGTATCTAGTTTTGCGAAACGTGTGGTTGACGAAAACGGCCAAGGCTGCCGAATTATCGGCTATACTTCAGTTATCCCGTCCTTCCATTTCCCGGATCCTCAATGATTTGGAAGGACGAGGACTGATTACCCGCCGAATAGACGAATCAGACCGGCGAAGCATCGATATCGAGCTTACAGAAGCAGGTGTCAAGGCCGTCCAGAGGGCGAATCGGGGACTTCTGCGGATTGCCGAACGGGTGGTGGACGGGCTGGGTGAGTCGGATACGGAAAGGCTGATCCATTTATTGGAAAAACTGACGGACATATATAAGCAGATGGTTGCGGAAAGTGAGGGTGAAAGGGATGAATAGGAGTAAGAAGACAAGTGGTGCCAGGTGGATCGGGGTGATTGTTATCGTTGTCTTGGCTTTGGGGATGTGGCATGCTCCTGTTGATGGTGCGGTAGCGGATTCTTTGCAGAACCTTCTGACGGTAGGAGGGAGGGAAAACGTTGAGCTTTTGAATCGGCTTAATGCCGCTTGGACACTGCCGGAGGATTACCACCTGGATGTTATTGAGGTGAAGGGCATTACTATGGAATGGCTCCGGGCCAAGGACAACAGTTCCAACCGGGCAATTCTGCAGCTGCATGGCGGAGCTTATACGCGCTCCTTGAAGGATAACGGCACCACCTACCGCCGAGCCGCGGTGCAGTATGCCCGGCTTAGCCACGGAGCAGTCCTGACCGTAGATTATCGGGTAGCCCCAGAACATCCGTTCCCTGCCGCCTTGGAAGATGCCCTTTTAGCCTATAAGTGGCTTTTGGAACAGGGATTCTCACCGGAAGAGATCATCATCGTGGGCGATTCGGCCGGCGGTGGCCTTGCGTTGGCGACAGTTCTTTACCTTCGGGACCACGAGATGCCCTTGCCGGCGGCGGTGATCACCATGTCGGCGTGGACCGATTTGGACTATCGATTGTGGACTCCGCCTTACGTTGGTAATGCTAGTCCCAACAATCCATACATTTCGCCGATCTATGGGGAGTACCATGGGTTTCCGCCTATGCTTATGCAGGTGGGGGGCGACGAACTATTGCTCAATGACACAATTGCGGTGGCCCAAAGGGCCAAAGCTGCCGGGGTGTTTGTGCAGCAGTCAACCTATCCGGGCATGTTTCATGTCTTTCAGATGCTATTTCCTGAACTGCCGGAGGCCAATGAGGCGTGGCGAGAAGTGGAGTTGTTTATACATTCCATCTACCGAGAAGACTAGGGACGTTAGGCGTTATCAACGATATTCGCTGAGGGCCATTTCCAATTGTGTCCAAGAAGGAAATCCTAAGGAGTCCGCGGTCTGAGGGCTCCAGAGGATTTCTTTTTTATATTTCTACTTTTGAGTGCAGTATAGGACTAGTGGGCGACGGCGCAAGGTACCTGCAGATATAGAGGCTAGCAGTTAATGCTCCGAAACCTGGGGGTCGGTTCTGAACCGACCAAGGATGTGTTCGCTTGTTGACAAGCGAAAGTATGTTTGGTATTCTAAAGACAAGACACCGAACATATGAGCGGACAACATGTGTTCGAATCGCCCTGTGTTTGTCCTTGGATACTAAACCTTAAAGGAGCGGTTTGTCGATGAACAATTACCGGCGTCTAGAACTGTCCTCCGTCAGTAAAGCAAACAGAACCGTTGTTGGCCCGCGGATGTTGCTGCTTGTGGGTTTCATTGTTATCGCGGTCGCGGCCTTTATGCGGGTTGGTATTGGTTCGGAATTGGTGGAATATGAGTACGTAGAGATTACGGTGCACAGGGGCGATACGTTGTGGAGCATTGCCAGGACCTTTGGTGATGCCCAGACTGACACCCGCAAATTGGTGGACGAGATCTGTCGGGTGAACAAACTAGACAGTCCGGTGATTTACCCAGGACAAAGGTTGTTAGTGCCGGTGCGGCCGGAACTAATTCTGGAGGATCCAGAAACGCAATTGTTGGTGCGGCACCGCTAGGAGGGCTCTTGGGGATAAGAAAATTCCCCATTTTCTATTTAATATTGATTCGCATAATGGATATTATGTTAACTTGCCTGTGGGGTTATTAATAGGTGCCCAAACCACGCTCAAAGTAGCGTTACAACGGTGTCAGTGGTCTCCTTGGTCGTCCCAAACGGCGCCGAGACCAGTGTCTTGACTATAGGCCTTTTGGTCTTTGAATAGACTTATTGGCTTGGATTCATCGGTCTCCAAGACCGCGTTCATTGCCTTGGTCACAGGAACCGTAAACTGCATCAAGAGTGCCATAAAGGCCTTACGCTGTCTGAAATCCAGGGTGCCAAACCAACCAGGTTCGCAGTATTTCTCGTAGATTTCCAGGGGTTTATTCAACCCGAAACGGGCCATGGCGGTGGTGATTTCCTCTGGTAACGGGAAATACTCAAAGGGTACGAAAACGCGTCTTTGTTTACTGGGGTGTTCTTCGAAGACCTCAAGTCTACTCACCGCGCACCAATCACCTAAGGCGGCCTTTTGGAGAAGGTCTTTTCCTCCTTCCATGGGACAACGGGAGATTAGCTCCCGATAGTAAGCATCTACATCTCCATAGGCTTCCTTCTCCTTGCGGGAGACTGCTTGGGGCAGCAAGGCATCGGTAATTTCCCTGGTGATGGCACTAGTGTAAACGTAGTTGCGAGTATCGATTCTTCCTTCCCGGAGAAAGTCAAAGACGACAACTTCTGCCTTCTCGCCTTCGGCGTGTCTGTTCGCTCTCCCGGCTGCTTGAATGATCGACGGGAGAATGGGTCGTGCCCGAAAGACTTTTTGGAAGCTTAAGTCTACTCCGGCTTCGATGACCTGGGTGGAGACCACCAAAACCGGTTCTCCAGCGGCTAGATGTGAAGCAATGCGCCGCAGAAACTGCAGTTCCCGTCTGGTTCCTCGATAAGGCCGCTCTCCTCCCCTTCTTACCTTACTTACTCATGGTGAGTATTGTTGAGTGGCTTGCTATCATTCGTTTTGCTGGCTTCTATGGTTCGAGCAACCAGTCGAGAAAGGCGCGCTGGCTGTCTCAAACCTACCATCTGGCCGATGCTGAGGGCCCTACCCTCCAAAGGTGCGGGGCATGGTCCCTCCTCTTTTTGGGAGGACCCGGAAAAGACCAGGTTGCAGTTCTTTTCTGCCCTGTTTCAGCATACACAGTCCGAAGTCTTCCAGTACTAGACGGCCCTTTCTTCTACCCTTCTAATTCAGATGATAAAGACGTATTTCCTTGTCACTTTCCCTCCGGGGTGGTCACACATATGAGAAAAACTAGGTCAAATTGAGTCGGAAGATGTCAAAACTATTCGACGATAAAGGAGATTTTTCCGTCACAAGTAGTCAACAGACACCGACTCTGGGTCACATCAATATAACTCTGTAATGTCAGCGTTTAGTATACTAATAATATACTAGCAGAGGCATCGGGATGGATCCACGACAAAAGGGTTGTGCTTCGATATACTTGCTTTTGGTTCAAGTGGGCATGCGGCTCTAGCATGAACAGTAGGACGATGCTTCTCGCTAGACTGTGAGGAGACAAGCAGGCAAGAAGTTTCCGCAGTGGAATTGGGGACACTCATAGCGAAAGGAGTCGGTATAATGAACAAAAAACTAGTATTCTCGTTACTTGTCAATATTATTGTACTTGGATTGCTGGCCGGTTGTCTAACGATTGACGTCGATTTGCCCCACGACGACGACGAGGATCATCTTGTCGCTTACTATTTTGGCACTCCACCTAGTATCGATGGCGATCTTTCTGAGTGGGACTTGGATCGTCCACTTATGACCATTGGTCCAAACTCGGGTAATGTGTTTCGGGGATCCATTGATTCTAGCGAGGATTTCACCATGCATCTCTATCTGGGATGGGATTACGAGAATATCTATCTTGCATTGGAGGTGGTTGATGACAGTATTGTAACCGAGGTTGAATTTTGGGACTTCGACAATGTTACTCTGCTCTTTGATGCTAAGAACGACAGCAAAAGAGAGGACTACGAAAGTGACTATCCCGCTAAGGCTGAATGGCAAGACGATGATTACAGACTGATCATTCAACCGGTAAATCGCGTTTCTATTCAGACAAACTCGTCCTTTGTTTACCTTAACCCTCAAAGCAGCTTTGTACCATTGGGGGACGGCTATCGGTATGAGTGTAGGATCAAGATTTCCGACCTGCCCTATGTGATGGTCGAGAACGGTCATGTCATTGGTTTTGATGTTTCCATCCGCGATGTTGATGCAGATGGGGACGTTCTTTCCTTTACGGAAGCGGTTTACGGGGGTCTTGGTACCGATCCCTGGGGAGGGCTTGCTTTCCAATACTGGCTATTGAGCAAGTTAAAGCTTGTTGAATAATGGGAGGAGGTTAATGATGAAAAGAAAGTCATTTTGGTTTCTCGTTAGTCTGATCATTGTAGGGTTGTTGTCGGGGTGCTTACTTAAGGAAGATGAAGCAAGCAATGAGGAGCCAAGTAACGGTGGAGAGGTTGAGGCCTACTGGTTTCCCGTGTATTTGACCGAAGCACCAACAATTGACGGCAGACTCACCGAGTGGGGGGCTTACGAGCCTATCGTGACTTTAGGCCCTGATTCTCGAATCCTCAGTGGGTCGATTGACTCTGCGGATGATCTCACCCTGAAGGTCTGGATGGGTTGGGATCTCGATTACCTCTATCTGGCAATAGAGGCCATCGACGACAGCATACCTACGGGTGGTTTCTGGGATCATGACGATATTCAGCTTTTGATCGATGCCAGAAACGATAGTACCTTTGAAGAGTACGCAGAAATCTTTGAATCAGGAAACCCAATCACGAGGGACTATTGGAAAGATGATGACTACAGGGTAGTCATCCAACCGGCAAATCGCGTTTCCGTGCAGACAAACGAAAATTTCGTCTATGTTAATGTCGAAGCGGTATTTGTCCCGACGGATAAAGGCTATACGTACGAGGTTGCTATCCCTGTCTCCAGTCTGCCCTATTTCTGGGTTGGTGATGGCCATGTTATCGGTCTTGATTTCAAAGCCTGCGATGCGGATCAGGTGGTGAATCAAGATGGGAATACTGTGCGGACCCAGGCTCATATGGTTAGTAACGATGATCTGCCTGTGGATCCCTGGGGCGGCGCTGACTATCATTACTGGAAGCTGCATAAGTGCAAGTTTGAGATAAAGTAGGACTCCATGTGTTATGGGTGATCGGTTACAGGAGAATAGTTCGCTATTCTCCTGTAACTTTTCTACACGTCGGGTGTTTCTAGCAAGTGCTGCGGAAGGGGTTTAGGAATGAAGAAGAAGGCTTGCTTTGTGGTTTTGATGATCCTATTGGCGCTTCAGTTCCCGTCCTGCTTCAAATTGGATCGTAGTGTTTCCCAGCCTGAAGGTATGCTTCTCGTTGTTCCGACGATGGTTGTGTTGTTGACTAACACTGAGACCAATATGGCCACCCAAGAGGACATCTTTCAACTACATAAACAGATTGCCGCGTGGAAAGAATTCTTTGTACGCGAGGTGGGGCAGTACATAGAACTGGAGTTGCATTTCGTTCAGATCGACGATTACGTTGGCCTCGAGGACATTACCAAGATGGGCAACGGTGGATACCACTTGCTTGCCAGGGACGCATCTACCCTACTGAGGCGGGCCGGTATCAACCCTCGGGGTTTTTCGCTGGTGGTGGCTTTCTGGGCGTGGAGGCCCAGGAGTGGTGTGTATAAGGCCTATGGCGGCGCTGCGGAAGGCCCCCCGAGTTACTCGTTGGACGGAGCGGGTTATCATTCCCAGGCAGTTTTCGACGGTCCCTATGAGTATATCAGTAGGGTAAGTATTCACGAGTCACTACACAATCTTGATGGTATGTTTGATCTGGTGGGGATTGAGCGTTTCTGGCATGCTGATCAGATGGCAGCTTTGATGCCAGAACTCCTCGCGGAAAAGCCTGGCGCGTTTTTGCCCTATCGAACAGACAGCGAAATGCTTGAGCTTGCTGAGAAGGAAAAGAAGGGTCAGTACAGCTTCAGTTGGGAGGAACAATTGGTATTCTATCGGCACATGTTGGCAAGGATGGAACCATGGGAGTGGGAAGCACTGGAGTTGGGGTACCGGAGAGACTACAGGGATGTAAAGCGGATGAGTGAAAACGTGTATGTAGAGCCGTTATATAAGACGATGTCGTTGCCCGCCGGGGTTCCGGCTTATGTGCCTGTGCTTGTTCGCAATTCCAACGGCTCTGCAGTGGACAACGCTAGAGTATATCTTGCTGAGCAGAGACTGAATTACGAGACATACATCCACACCGGGCAATCCTCGGTGGTATTTGAAAACGCCTATTACGGGGGTTGGACGGACCCTGAACTCGAGGGAACAGTTCGCATCGCAGTAGAGAATGTCTTTGGGAGTGACGGTCAAGCCCTAAGCTCCACCGTTGTCCTGCGGAGAAGATAATCTAGTCTTATTGAGTTGGCGCGCAAAGAGAGAGCCTCTTCCCTGCGCGCCAACGGCTAAGCCCTAATGGCCACAAGTAGAACAGCTGCCGCCGGCACAAGAACCACAGGAGGAATGGCCGCCA contains:
- a CDS encoding MarR family transcriptional regulator — protein: MNQQLGFRLLASCLDMRRELNKLISTGHLSQGEYLVLRNVWLTKTAKAAELSAILQLSRPSISRILNDLEGRGLITRRIDESDRRSIDIELTEAGVKAVQRANRGLLRIAERVVDGLGESDTERLIHLLEKLTDIYKQMVAESEGERDE
- a CDS encoding LysM peptidoglycan-binding domain-containing protein; amino-acid sequence: MNNYRRLELSSVSKANRTVVGPRMLLLVGFIVIAVAAFMRVGIGSELVEYEYVEITVHRGDTLWSIARTFGDAQTDTRKLVDEICRVNKLDSPVIYPGQRLLVPVRPELILEDPETQLLVRHR
- a CDS encoding alpha/beta hydrolase, encoding MWHAPVDGAVADSLQNLLTVGGRENVELLNRLNAAWTLPEDYHLDVIEVKGITMEWLRAKDNSSNRAILQLHGGAYTRSLKDNGTTYRRAAVQYARLSHGAVLTVDYRVAPEHPFPAALEDALLAYKWLLEQGFSPEEIIIVGDSAGGGLALATVLYLRDHEMPLPAAVITMSAWTDLDYRLWTPPYVGNASPNNPYISPIYGEYHGFPPMLMQVGGDELLLNDTIAVAQRAKAAGVFVQQSTYPGMFHVFQMLFPELPEANEAWREVELFIHSIYRED